A genomic region of Limnohabitans curvus contains the following coding sequences:
- a CDS encoding twin-arginine translocation signal domain-containing protein, producing MTPTCACCGPLQLAGNHSRRGFLAAGAATVAGGLMGMMPFQAQAASGNYEAMLVNCIDPRFTTLSWQYMGLLQGISRDKLTDNYSQFVIAGGPIGAVHPKFSAWHKAYWDNLDITVSLHHIKRVVGITHRDCGAAKLAFGDDKVADKHDETEAHAEALNEFRRQVQKRHPKLSVITGVMSLDGRVDLIG from the coding sequence ATGACCCCTACTTGCGCCTGCTGCGGCCCGCTTCAATTGGCCGGCAATCACTCACGCCGAGGCTTCTTAGCGGCCGGCGCTGCCACGGTGGCTGGCGGCTTGATGGGCATGATGCCCTTCCAAGCCCAAGCTGCAAGCGGCAACTACGAAGCCATGCTGGTCAACTGCATTGACCCGCGCTTCACCACCCTGAGCTGGCAATACATGGGCCTGTTGCAAGGCATCAGCCGCGACAAGTTAACAGACAACTACAGCCAATTCGTGATCGCAGGCGGCCCCATTGGCGCGGTGCACCCCAAGTTCTCTGCTTGGCACAAAGCGTATTGGGACAACTTGGACATCACTGTTTCCTTGCACCACATCAAGCGCGTGGTGGGTATCACCCACCGCGATTGTGGCGCTGCCAAACTGGCGTTCGGCGATGACAAAGTGGCAGACAAGCACGATGAAACCGAAGCGCATGCAGAGGCCTTGAATGAGTTCCGCCGCCAGGTTCAAAAACGCCACCCCAAGCTAAGCGTCATCACAGGCGTGATGAGCTTGGATGGTCGTGTCGATTTGATTGGCTAA
- a CDS encoding B12-binding domain-containing radical SAM protein has translation MSESHLPAPTFRVLSLIPPMTQLNTPYPSTAYLTGFLRSQGVDAVQEDLALALVLELFTPNGLAQVRASALAQPEAQRSASVNYFLDYFESYQSTIAPTLAFLQGRDATLSHRIAGRGFLPEGPRFASLDAYDDEGSGDPLAWAFGALGQQDRARHLATLYLNDLADVLRDAVDSRFEFVRYAEQLAGSQATFEPLAQALAAAPTLVDDTLQALTLAVIAKHQPQLVLLSVPFPGAVYAAFRMAQTIKAHHPHIHIGLGGGFVNTELRELTEPRVFDYVDFISLDAGERPLLALLEHLQGKRSVQRLVRTFVRNDTGEVRLMNWAEPDVPFEDVGTPTWDGLPLDRYLSLLDMLNPMHRLWSDGRWNKLTVAHGCYWKKCSFCDVSLDYISRYETASASTLVDRIEKIVAETGQTGFHFVDEAAPPKALKALAEELLRRKVHISWWGNIRFEKTFTPELAELLAQSGCIAMSGGLEVASDRLLSLMKKGVSVEQVAQVTKGFSEAGILVHAYLMYGFPTQTLQDTVDALEYVRQLFENGCIQSGFFHRFACTVHSPVGQNPADYGVQVVPLPEVSFAKNDIAFIDPTGTDHDTLGLGLKKAIYNYMHGVGVEEDVRQWFELPKAKCPKTTVPRHKIAKALGY, from the coding sequence ATGTCTGAATCTCACTTGCCAGCCCCCACTTTTCGCGTTTTGAGCCTCATCCCTCCGATGACGCAGCTCAACACGCCTTACCCCTCCACCGCCTACCTGACGGGGTTTTTGCGTTCCCAGGGCGTGGATGCTGTGCAGGAGGATTTGGCCTTGGCCTTGGTGTTGGAGTTGTTCACGCCGAACGGGTTGGCCCAAGTGCGAGCGTCTGCCTTGGCGCAGCCAGAGGCCCAGCGCAGCGCCAGCGTGAATTACTTTTTAGACTATTTCGAGAGCTACCAATCCACCATTGCCCCCACCCTTGCATTTTTGCAAGGGCGTGATGCCACGTTGAGCCACCGCATTGCAGGCCGAGGCTTTTTGCCAGAAGGCCCGCGCTTTGCATCGCTGGACGCCTATGACGATGAAGGCAGTGGTGACCCCTTGGCTTGGGCCTTTGGGGCGTTGGGTCAACAAGACCGCGCACGCCACTTGGCCACGTTGTATTTGAACGACCTGGCCGATGTGCTGCGCGATGCGGTCGACAGCCGCTTTGAATTTGTGCGTTACGCCGAACAGCTGGCGGGCAGTCAAGCCACGTTCGAGCCCTTGGCCCAAGCCTTGGCCGCCGCCCCCACGCTGGTGGACGACACACTTCAAGCTTTGACGCTGGCGGTCATTGCCAAACACCAGCCGCAGTTGGTGTTGCTTTCCGTGCCTTTTCCTGGCGCGGTGTACGCAGCTTTTCGCATGGCGCAGACCATCAAGGCGCATCACCCACACATCCACATTGGCTTGGGCGGCGGGTTTGTCAACACCGAGTTGCGCGAGCTGACCGAGCCTCGCGTGTTTGACTATGTTGACTTCATCAGCCTCGATGCCGGCGAGCGGCCTTTGCTGGCTTTACTTGAGCACTTGCAAGGCAAACGAAGCGTGCAGCGGTTGGTGCGTACCTTTGTGCGCAACGATACGGGCGAGGTGCGCTTGATGAACTGGGCCGAGCCCGATGTGCCGTTTGAGGATGTGGGCACACCCACTTGGGATGGCTTGCCGTTGGACCGTTATCTGTCGCTGCTTGACATGCTCAACCCCATGCACCGCTTGTGGAGCGATGGCCGTTGGAACAAGCTGACGGTGGCCCACGGCTGTTACTGGAAGAAGTGCAGTTTTTGCGACGTGAGCCTTGACTACATCTCGCGCTACGAAACGGCTTCGGCAAGCACGCTGGTCGATCGGATTGAAAAAATCGTGGCCGAGACAGGGCAAACCGGTTTTCACTTTGTAGATGAGGCAGCACCACCCAAGGCCCTTAAAGCTTTGGCTGAAGAGCTGTTGCGCCGCAAGGTTCATATCTCTTGGTGGGGCAATATTCGATTTGAAAAAACCTTCACGCCCGAGTTGGCTGAATTGCTTGCGCAGAGTGGTTGCATCGCCATGTCGGGCGGTTTGGAAGTCGCCTCAGATCGGCTTTTGAGTTTGATGAAAAAAGGCGTCTCGGTCGAGCAGGTGGCGCAAGTCACCAAAGGCTTCTCGGAGGCAGGCATCTTGGTGCATGCCTATTTGATGTACGGCTTTCCGACGCAGACACTGCAAGACACCGTGGATGCGCTGGAGTACGTGCGTCAACTGTTTGAGAACGGCTGTATTCAAAGCGGTTTCTTCCATCGCTTTGCCTGTACCGTGCATTCACCTGTGGGTCAAAACCCCGCGGACTACGGTGTGCAAGTGGTGCCCCTGCCAGAGGTGAGTTTTGCGAAAAACGACATTGCTTTCATCGACCCAACCGGCACAGACCACGACACCTTAGGCCTTGGACTGAAGAAGGCCATTTACAACTACATGCATGGCGTGGGGGTGGAGGAGGATGTGCGCCAGTGGTTTGAGTTACCAAAGGCCAAGTGCCCCAAAACCACGGTGCCGCGTCATAAAATTGCCAAAGCCTTGGGCTATTGA
- a CDS encoding TRAP transporter large permease: MTTLIGSFLGLMLIGLPVAMAMAIASLLYILITGSVPDVIVAQRMIAGVESFPLLAVPFFILAGNLMNIAGITGRIYKFAVALVGWMKGGLGQVNIVGSVIFSGMSGTAIADAAGLGTIEIKAMKDHGYSPEFAVGVTAASATLGPIFPPSLPFVIYGMMANVSIGALFLAGVLPGVVMMLFMMATVAFIARRNNWGGDVLFSWKDLGSAGVEILVVLLFPLSIWLMTLVGVSVNFAVGGAMAALLFADWYFKFSAVMALMAPVILIGGMTMGWFTPTEAAMAAVVWALFLGLVRYRSMTLSSLAKATFDTVETTASVLFIVTAASIFAWLLTTSQAAQILADWILSFTQTKWVFLILANLLILVVGCFIDTTAAITILVPILLPIVLKLGIDPIHFGLIMVLNLMIGLLHPPLGMVLFVLARISKLSVERTTVAIMPWLIPLFLSLIAITYIPEISLWLPQMMQTAK; encoded by the coding sequence ATGACAACACTTATTGGTTCTTTTCTTGGCTTGATGTTGATTGGGTTGCCAGTTGCCATGGCCATGGCGATCGCATCGCTCTTGTACATTTTGATCACCGGGTCTGTGCCGGATGTCATCGTGGCCCAGCGAATGATCGCAGGCGTTGAAAGCTTTCCACTTTTGGCTGTGCCGTTTTTCATACTTGCCGGTAATCTGATGAATATCGCCGGCATTACCGGACGCATTTACAAATTTGCAGTGGCCCTGGTTGGATGGATGAAGGGCGGTCTCGGGCAGGTCAATATTGTCGGATCAGTGATCTTCTCGGGCATGTCTGGCACCGCCATCGCAGATGCAGCTGGGCTTGGCACGATTGAAATCAAAGCGATGAAAGATCACGGGTACAGTCCAGAATTTGCAGTCGGCGTGACGGCTGCATCAGCCACGCTCGGTCCGATTTTCCCGCCATCGCTGCCTTTCGTGATTTACGGCATGATGGCCAACGTCTCAATCGGCGCGCTCTTTCTCGCTGGCGTGTTGCCGGGCGTGGTGATGATGCTATTTATGATGGCGACCGTGGCTTTTATTGCGCGCCGCAACAACTGGGGCGGCGACGTTCTGTTCTCATGGAAAGATTTGGGCAGCGCTGGGGTTGAAATTCTGGTCGTATTACTTTTCCCATTGTCGATTTGGCTTATGACATTGGTCGGTGTGTCGGTCAACTTTGCTGTGGGTGGCGCCATGGCCGCACTGCTGTTCGCTGACTGGTATTTCAAATTCTCTGCAGTGATGGCGCTGATGGCCCCAGTCATTCTGATCGGCGGCATGACCATGGGCTGGTTCACCCCCACTGAGGCTGCGATGGCGGCGGTTGTTTGGGCGCTGTTTCTAGGTCTGGTGCGCTATCGGTCGATGACCCTTAGCAGCTTGGCAAAGGCAACCTTCGACACGGTTGAAACCACTGCTAGTGTGTTGTTCATCGTGACCGCCGCATCAATATTTGCTTGGTTACTCACGACCAGCCAAGCAGCGCAAATACTGGCCGACTGGATCCTAAGCTTTACCCAAACCAAGTGGGTGTTTTTGATCTTGGCGAACCTGCTGATTCTGGTTGTCGGATGCTTCATTGATACGACTGCGGCCATCACGATCTTGGTCCCAATTTTGTTGCCGATCGTTTTGAAGTTAGGCATTGATCCAATTCATTTTGGTTTGATCATGGTGCTGAACCTGATGATCGGATTGCTTCATCCTCCGCTCGGCATGGTGCTGTTCGTGTTGGCACGAATCTCCAAGCTTTCGGTCGAGAGAACCACGGTGGCGATCATGCCGTGGTTGATCCCCTTGTTTCTGTCGTTGATCGCAATTACCTACATACCTGAAATTTCATTGTGGTTGCCGCAAATGATGCAAACTGCGAAGTAG
- a CDS encoding DUF1330 domain-containing protein: MSKAYLIGQITVTNPQAYAVYSAQVPHTIAAFGGKYLVRGGHATQLEGQAQGERNVVVEFPSREIAEAWYNSEAYQAILQHRLNNSTGALALVDGYDL, encoded by the coding sequence ATGAGTAAGGCGTATTTGATCGGCCAAATCACGGTCACGAACCCGCAAGCTTATGCGGTGTATTCCGCACAAGTACCGCACACCATTGCGGCATTTGGCGGCAAATATTTGGTCCGTGGGGGCCATGCCACTCAATTGGAGGGGCAAGCCCAAGGCGAACGCAACGTGGTGGTGGAGTTTCCGAGCCGTGAAATTGCTGAAGCTTGGTACAACAGCGAAGCCTACCAAGCCATCCTTCAACACCGCCTCAACAACTCCACAGGGGCGCTCGCTTTGGTCGATGGTTACGACCTATGA
- a CDS encoding DUF3297 family protein, translating to MTDATTQRPALPDHLSIDPRSPHYAPAVFEHEIGIRFNDKERFDVEEYCLSEGWVKVPANKTLDRKGKPLLIKIKGKVEAFYK from the coding sequence ATGACTGACGCAACTACACAACGCCCCGCCCTGCCCGACCACCTGTCGATCGACCCACGCAGCCCACACTATGCACCTGCGGTGTTTGAACACGAGATTGGCATTCGCTTCAACGACAAAGAACGCTTCGATGTGGAAGAGTATTGCCTGTCTGAAGGCTGGGTCAAAGTTCCTGCCAACAAAACGCTCGACCGTAAAGGCAAACCTCTGCTCATCAAAATCAAAGGCAAAGTCGAAGCGTTCTACAAGTAA